In Pseudoxanthomonas sp. SE1, the genomic stretch GCACGGCGGATGATCACCGTGTCGCCATTGCGTACATCCAGGCGCGCCACCTGGTCGGCGTTGTGCAGCGTGGCGCGCGTCACCGTCACGCCACCCACGTGCACCGGCTGCATCAGCGCCCACGGCGTCACCGCGCCGGTCCGGCCGACGTTGACCTCGATGGAATCGAGCACCGTCATCTGTTCCTGCGCCGGGAACTTGTGCGCGATGGCCCAGCGCGGCGCGCGCGAGACAAACCCCATCTCGCGTTGCCCTTCCCCGTCGTCCAGCTTGTAGACCACACCGTCGATGTCGAACGGCAAGGCGTCGCGGCGTTCGCCGATGCGGCGGTAATAGTCCAGCAGCCCATCGGCGCCTTCCACGGTCTCGCTGAGGCTGCTGACCGGGAAGCCCCACTCACGCAACTGCTTCAGTGCGGCCGAATGCGAGTCCGGCAATTCGCCGCCTTCCACCAGGCCGGTGCCGTAGGCGAAGAACGCCAGCGGCCGCTGCGCGGTGATGCGCGGGTCCAGCTGGCGCAGCGAACCGGCGGCGCCGTTGCGGGGGTTGGCCAGCACCTTGCCGCCGTGCAGGCGGGCGTGTTCGTTGTACTTCTCGAAATCGGCGCGCGGCATGTACACCTCGCCGCGCACTTCCAGCACGTCAGGCCAGCCTTTGCCGCGCAGCTTCAACGGAATGGCCTTGACCGTGCGCAGGTTGAGGGTGACGTCCTCGCCGGTGGCGCCATCGCCGCGCGTGGCGCCCTGCACGAACGCACCGCCTTCGTAGCGCAGGCTGATGGCCAGCCCGTCCAGCTTGGGCTCGGCGGAGAACAGCAGCGTGGGCCGCTTCAGCTTGTCGGCGATGCGGCGGACGAAGTCCTGCACTTCCTCGTCGCTGAAGGCATTGCCCAGCGACAGCATGGGGATGGCGTGGCGCACCTCGGCGAACTTGCCGGCCGGGGCGTTGCCAACGCGCTGGGTGGGCGAATCGGCGGTGACCAGCTCGGGATGCGCGACTTCCAGTTCGTCCAGTTCGCGCAACAGGCGGTCGTACTCGGCGTCCGGGATGTTGGGCTCGTCGAGCACGTGGTAGCGGTGGTTGGCGTCCTCCAGCTGGCGGCGGAGGTCGGCGATGCGGGCGGCAGGGGTCGGCGTCATGGGGGAATTCTAAAGCCGGCGGGCGTGAGGGGAGTTGCCGCGTGGCCGCATTCGAGGGCCAGGGCGGACCTCCGGCGCATCGCGTGCGCGTACCGGCAGGTCCGGGATGGCATTCCGAACCCCATGCGCAAGGTGCTGAGTGCCGCGCGCGGCGCCCGGAATCCCAACCGCCGGGCTCCCCTGCCCTATGGATCGAGCCCGGAAAGCCATCGATGGGTCTTTGAGAGCGATCGATGGCATTCCACAAGCGATCGATGGGTTTCAGAGTGCGATCGATGGCTTTCGGAATGCCATCGACGGAGCACGGCCGCTCCATCGATGGAGCTCGGAATGCGATCGATGGGTCTTTGAAAGCGATCGATGGCTTCCCGAGAACCATCGATGGCTTTGCGGGCCCGATCGACGGGGCGCAGCGCCTTGCGTGCAAGGCCCGGAGGGCCATCGATAAGGCTCGGAGCCCGATCTGGCGACGGGAATGTGAGAGTGGCGTAGGGCGGGCTCAAGCCCGCCATACCGGCTGAACAGGACGTCAGTCCATGCCCGCGCCCACCGTCATCCGCACCGGGATGCCGTCGGGATCGAAGCCGTCCAGGCAGAACACGTTGATGCCGTAGTACTCCGGCGTGACGCGCTTGCGGTGGAAGGGATAGATGCCGCACACCTTGCAGAAGTAGTGGTGGGCGGTATGGGTGTGGAACTGGTACTCGGTGAGCGCGTCTTCGCCGGCCAGCAGGCGGAAGGCGCTTTCGTGCACCTTCACCATCAGCGCGTTCTTCTTGCGACAGATGGAGCAGTCGCACTGCGTCAGCTCGGGGAAATCGGTGGTGATCTCGAAGCGGGTCGCGCCGCAGTGGCAGTTGCCGGTGAAGGTCTGCAGGGAACGGCTCATGGGGTATTCCATCGGGTTTTGACAGGTTGGGATGAGCAGCGCGAACCCCAACACGCGAGGCTGGACCAGACCATCAACAAGCAGCCGTCGTCCAACCGAGCGCTTCGTAAAAGGCCTTGGAGGTGTCGAAGTCCTTGCTTCCGATGAAGGGGCGGACGTGGGTGAGTTCCAGGTCGATCATGGTGCGGTCCTCATGACCCAGGCAGGAAGCGCGTGACCTTCTGCTTCAACAGGCGGACCAGGTGAGGGTCCATGTATTCGTACTCGTCCGGGATATCCAGGCAGATCACCCGCGCGCCCTTGAGATGACTGCCGAACTTCGCCGACAGGCGATTGCGATGGACCTTCTCCATCACGAACACGATATCCGCCCACGCCAGCAACTCGGGCGAGACCGGCACTTCGGCATCGTTGCCCAGCCCCGCAGACGCCGTCTCGATCCCCGGCCAGTCGGCGAACACCTGCTCCGCCGTCGGGCTGCGCAGGCGGTTCTGGGTGCAGATGAAGAGGATGTTGCGGGGCATGGCGGGAGTGTGCGGGATCGTGTGGTGGTGGGCCAAGGCCCACCCTACGCAAGACCTGACTCGCGTAGGGCGGGCCATGGCCCGCCGTCCGAGATCACCGCAGGATCTTCTCCATCGCCTTCCCTTTCGCCAGGTCGTCCACCAGCTTGTCGAGGTAGCGGATCTTCTGCATCAGCGGATCGTCGACGTCTTCCACACGCACCCCGCAGACCACGCCTTTGATAAGCGACGCATGGGGGTGGAGCTGCGGGGCCTCGGTGAAGAAGGTCTCGAAATCGATCCTGGCATCGATCTGACGCTCAAGCCCGGCCTGGTCGTAGCCGGTCAGCCAGCGGATGACCTCATCGACCTCGGCTTTCGTCCGCCCCTTGCGCTCGGCCTTGTGCACGTACAGCGGATACACGCTGGCGAAGGAGGTGGTGAAGATGCGGTGGCCGGACATCGTCATTCCTTCAGAGGCACGCAACGAAGCGATGGAACGCAATCGTAGGATGGGTTGAGCCGCAGGCGATACCCATCAAGATACCTCAGGATTCAAGATGATGGGTATCGCTTCGCTCAACCCATCCTACGTGCTACCGGTCAGATACCCCTACTCGTAGATCTGACCGCATACGAGGAAATCCTTGAATTGGTCCCAGCTTATTTCAGGCAATAAGGACACTCGCCTTTCCAGCGTGGCGGGATCCACGGCCACCGTCGAGCCGTCCTCTGCGAGCACTGCCACCAAGCCCGGAACGAAGCTCCGGCCCGTCGCATCGCCCGGCTCCCAGCCCCCGAACGAGCCCGCCATCGCACATTCAAGGTATCCGCACGGATCGAAGTTGTACCAGGACGTCACTCGCGGCGAAGTGAGGCCGAAATACCTCATCTTGTCTTCCAATGCGCCACTCTCATCCATTTCGCGCAGGTCCACGATCTGACGCACGAGCGTGGCATGCCAGCCCGCGTAGCCCTCTTCCTCAGCAGGTAGCCCGTCATACGCTTGACGCCACTCCTCCTGGAACGATGCCGGGTCGTGCGTGAAGCCGGCGCTTATCAGATCGTAGACTTCCACTAGCGTTAGCGAACGGTGTGCGCCGAACGCCTCGGCCTTCCGGAGCAGAGCGAGGAGAAAGACTTCGAGGGAACGCTCGTCTTCCTTGTGCTCACCAGCGAGTCGTGTGATCGCCAGATACAACTCGCGATTAGTATCGAGTGAGGACGTCATGCGAATGGAACTAACGGGCCGCGCGGCTCACCACCGCGGCGCCTTAGTCAGCGGCGGCGCCTCATGCTGCCTGTCGTACGCACGCAGTTCTTCGCGGATGTGCTGGATGCGCTGGCGGCCGAGGGTGTTGCGACTGTCGTCGAGGACCACGCCGCCGAGCAGTTCGGCCATGCGCTCGACGTTGGGCAGCAGCTTCTCCCAGGCTTCCAGTGCGGTCATCGGCGCGGGCAGCGTGAGGAAGAACGCGATGGCCGGGGTTTCCAGGGTGCGGATGTTGGCCATGTCGAAGCTGCCGGGCTGCATGATGTTGGCCATGCTGAAGACCGGGCCGCGTTCCGGATGCCCTTCCACCAGCCGGTGGAAGACATTCATGTGGCCGAAGGTCAGGCCGGTCTTCTCGGCGGCGACCACGATGTCCTCGCCGCGCAGCACCTGCCCGGCCTTGGCCGCGACGTACAGCGAGACGATCTTGTCGAAATCCTGGCTGGGCCGCTTGCCCAGGTCGCTTTCGACGCCTGCCACCGGGGTGCCGCCGGGCAGGCCCAGCTCGGGTTGGCTGACGCGGTCGTCGCTGTAGTCCTGCAACTGCTCACTGGTGTCGTCGCCCGCAAGGCTGGGCTCGACGCGGGCGGTGTCGCGCTCGGTGCTCTCGATGCGGCGGCCCTGGGCGGGCTTCTTGGGACGACCGAACAGGAAGATCGCCGCCACCAGCAGGACGCCGGCGATGATGATTCCGAAACGAAGCATGGCCATGTCGGACACAGGGGTTTCTCCGGCAGGGTGGGATCGATCAGGGTCAGGCGGCGCCGGCCAGGCGGGCGGCCTCTTCCAGGTCCACCGACACCAGCCGGCTGACACCGGGTTCCCGCATGGTAACGCCACTGAGCTGGTGTGCGGCTTCCATCGTGGCCTTGTTGTGCGACACGAACAGGAACTGCACCTTCTCGCTCATCTCCTTCACCATGTTGGTGAAGCGGCCCACGTTGGCCTCGTCGAGCGGTGCATCGACTTCGTCCAGCAGGCAGAACGGCGCGGGATTGAGCTGGAAGATGGCGAACACCAGCGCCACGGCGGTCATCGCCTTCTCGCCACCGGACAGCAGGGAGATGTTGGACACGCGCTTGCCGGGCGGGCGCGCCATGATGGCCACGCCGGTATCAAGCAGGTCTTCGCCGGTGAGTTCCAGATAGGCATGGCCGCCGCCGAACAAGCGCGGGTACAGCTGCTGCACGCCAGCGTTGACGCGGTCGAAAGTGTCCTTGAAACGGCCGCGGGTCTCGCGGTCGATCTTGCGGATGGCTTCTTCCAGCGTTTCCAGTGCGGTGGTCAGGTCGACGTTCTGCGCATCCAGGTACTCCGAACGCTGGCTGGCTTCGCCGTACTCGTGGATGGCGGCCAGGTTGACCGGCTCCAGCCGGCGCATGCGGCCGTCGATCTGGGTGACGGCCTGCTCCCATTCGCGGATGTCGGCAACTTCGGGCAGCGTGTTGATGACGTCGTCCAGTACGAAACCGCCGGCGACGACGGCTTCGGACAGCTGCTCGGCCTTCAGCGCGAGCGCCTGCTGGTCGAGCTTACGCTGCGAGATGCGCTCGCGCTGGGCCAGCGCCTGTTCGTCGCGCTGCTGGCGGGTCTGTTCGTACTGGCGCAGTTCGTTGTCGATGCCTTCCAGCAGCGAGCGCGCTTCGGCCAGCTGGCGGTCGGCTGTGACGCGGTGTTCCAGCGCGGCCTGGCGCTGGGCATCCAGCTCCTGCACCGGTGAATCGCCTTCGCTCAGCTGCAGGGTGAGTTCTTCCAGACGTGAGTCCAGCTGCCCGCGCTGCCCGCCCATGCGGTCCAG encodes the following:
- a CDS encoding low molecular weight protein tyrosine phosphatase family protein encodes the protein MPRNILFICTQNRLRSPTAEQVFADWPGIETASAGLGNDAEVPVSPELLAWADIVFVMEKVHRNRLSAKFGSHLKGARVICLDIPDEYEYMDPHLVRLLKQKVTRFLPGS
- a CDS encoding GFA family protein — encoded protein: MSRSLQTFTGNCHCGATRFEITTDFPELTQCDCSICRKKNALMVKVHESAFRLLAGEDALTEYQFHTHTAHHYFCKVCGIYPFHRKRVTPEYYGINVFCLDGFDPDGIPVRMTVGAGMD
- a CDS encoding DUF2200 domain-containing protein; protein product: MSGHRIFTTSFASVYPLYVHKAERKGRTKAEVDEVIRWLTGYDQAGLERQIDARIDFETFFTEAPQLHPHASLIKGVVCGVRVEDVDDPLMQKIRYLDKLVDDLAKGKAMEKILR
- the zipA gene encoding cell division protein ZipA; the encoded protein is MSDMAMLRFGIIIAGVLLVAAIFLFGRPKKPAQGRRIESTERDTARVEPSLAGDDTSEQLQDYSDDRVSQPELGLPGGTPVAGVESDLGKRPSQDFDKIVSLYVAAKAGQVLRGEDIVVAAEKTGLTFGHMNVFHRLVEGHPERGPVFSMANIMQPGSFDMANIRTLETPAIAFFLTLPAPMTALEAWEKLLPNVERMAELLGGVVLDDSRNTLGRQRIQHIREELRAYDRQHEAPPLTKAPRW